Part of the Synechococcus sp. HK01-R genome is shown below.
CGTTGAACCCCCCATGTCTGAGCCAGTGGCAAGGGTCGTCATGCCTGCTGCCAGAGCAGCGCCTGACCCACCCGACGATCCGCCAACGGTGTACTTCAGATTCCAGGGATTCCGCGTGACCCCCCAGAGATCAGTCCATGTCACTGCGGCGAAGTACATCTCCGGGACGGTGGTCTGCATGTGCAGAACGGCTCCGGCCTGGATCAGCTTGTCGACAGCTGGATGGTTGCTGGTGGCCACGTTGTCCTTCAGGACCTTGGATCCTGCCGTGGTGATCCAACCTGTGACGTCGTATTCGTCCTTGAGAGCAACGGTAATTCCCTCCAAAGGACGTGCCGTCTTGTTTTTGTATCGCTGTTCTGATGTCTTGGCGGCTTTTCGTGCCGAGTCAAAATGTGTGTAGGTGCAGGCATTGATGAGCGGCTCGACTTCGCTGTAGCGCTCGATCTGTGCCTCAAGAACCTCAACCGGCGACAGCTCACGACGTCGATAGCGCTTGAGAAGATCGGCCGTTGATGCATAGATCAGATCGCCACCTTTGGTGTGCAGCGGTTTGGCCACGGCGGCACCTGAAGCCCCAGCTATTGGAATGGAATCGCGCAGCAGGATCGCAGACCCTGCTCCGACACTCCCCGCGATTAAACGTAGCGCCTGTCGTCTATTTAATGGCATCATTCAAATGTATAATTTTTTTATTGTAAATAGCATTGTTTGGCCAGGAGTCGTCTTGTGCCAGATAGGGATTTGGTTCAGACTGGTCGGAGTTGACGGATCCAGACGATGCCTGCTGTCGAGTTCGAGCCTGTTGGCGCTCCAATCATGGATGCCGAAGTTCGCTCCCTTTCGCGCCTTGAGCGACTCACGGATATTATTTATGGTCTTAGTTTTCTGTTGATTTTGCTGCAGATTGATCGCCCTGATCTGGCTGTCTTGCTTAACAATGAAGCCATTAATCACTATCTCAGGGAGCAACTGCCATCCCTCGGAATTTATTTCACCTCTTTTGTTCTGGTGGGTTGTTATTGGCAGTCTCATCTCTCCATGGCGAGTCGCTTCAGTCGTTCTGATACGACCCACCGATGGCTGCAACTAGGGGGTCTGATGGGTGTGGCCTTGCTGCCCTTCGTGAATGACCTTCTGGAGCTGATGCCGCTGCAGGCCTCGATTCAGGTGGTTTACAGCCTTGTTCTGGTGCAGATCGGGGTCTTTGACCTGCTCACCCTTCTGCATGGATGGCGTCGGCCCAGGCTTTTGGTTGAGCCTCCACCCAACCAGCGGCGATGGCATC
Proteins encoded:
- a CDS encoding TMEM175 family protein, whose translation is MPAVEFEPVGAPIMDAEVRSLSRLERLTDIIYGLSFLLILLQIDRPDLAVLLNNEAINHYLREQLPSLGIYFTSFVLVGCYWQSHLSMASRFSRSDTTHRWLQLGGLMGVALLPFVNDLLELMPLQASIQVVYSLVLVQIGVFDLLTLLHGWRRPRLLVEPPPNQRRWHLLLELALEPAVCLLSLGVALCLSPVWWDWTFLMLLPGYGLLWWLDR